Genomic segment of Dehalogenimonas alkenigignens:
GCGGTAATTGTGCTAACATAAAGCCGTCAAGCCAGTTCCAAATCAACAGATTCCAAAGGTGAACTCATAATGTCAATGGTGCACGGCTTTCCGTGGGCAGGGCATGATAGCCCGGATATCAAACCCCGCATTAGTCGCGGCCTGGTGCGGCGGGTACTTGGCTACGCCAGACCGTACCGAGGCCTGATCGCCGGGATGCTTCTCATCACCATGGCGATTTCCGGCCTTTCGCTCTTGACGCCGCTGATTTTAAAAGATCTGATTGACAATACGCTGCCTGAAGGCAACATGGATCGCCTGTGGCTGCTGGTCGGCGGCCTGGTACTGGTGCCGATATTAAGCAGCGGGCTGACGGTATGGCAGCGCCGCCTTAACGCCACTGTCGGCGAAGGCGTGGTTTACGACCTCAGGGTAGCGCTGTTCGCCCATTTACAGCGGATGGCCCTCAATTTTTTTACCAACACCCGCGTCGGCGAACTGATGAGCCGGCTGAACAACGACGTGGTGGGCGCCCAGACGGCTATCTCCAATACTTTCGTCAGCATCGTCGCCAGCTTCATCCAAACGGTGGCCGTACTTTCGGTGATGTTCGTTCTGGAGTGGCGGCTGACATTACTTTCGATTGTCATCCTGCCGCTGCTGCTGACAGCGGGGCGCAGCCTCGGGCGGCGTCTCCAGCGGGTCGCCCGGGAGCAGATGAGCCTGAACGCCCGGATGAACGCGGTGATGCACGAACTGCTCAATATCTCCGGTGCCCTGCTGGTTAAACTTTTCGGGCGGGCGGCAAACGAGGACGAACGGTTCAAGGAAAAAGCCGGCGCGGTGAGGGACGCCGGCGTCCGCCGGGCGGTGACCGGCATGGTCTTCTTTGTCAGCATCGGCCTGATCAGTTCGATCGGCGTCGCCCTGGTTTACGGCGTCGGCGGCTACCTGGTGATCGAAGGCGCGCTGACCATCGGCACCATCGTGGCCCTGGCGGCTTTACTGGCCAGCCTGTACAACGCGCTGCAGAACCTGACCAACGCCCCCGTGGATTTTGCGACCTCCATGGTCAGCTTCGAGAGGGTGTTTGAAGTCATCGACCTGCCTCACGAGATCGCCGACCGGCCGCAGGCGGCGGCGCTGGAGAATGTGCGCGGCGTTCTGGAATTCCAGGATGTGAGCTTCAAGTACAATGTCAACGAAAACAGCCTGCTCAAAGACGTCAGGCGGGTCGGCGACATGAACGATGTCGGCGCGGTGCTGTCAGGCGCGGTCAAGCCCGGCGGCGAACCGGCGGCGGACGGACGGGAAAAAATCAGCCAGGCCAGGGAACTGGTGCTGGACCGGGTGTCCTTCCGCGCCGAGCCCGGGCAGCTGGTGGCGCTGGTAGGCCCGTCGGGCGCCGGTAAAACATCTTTAACCTACCTGATCCCGCGCCTTTACGATCCCATCGGCGGCCGGATCCTTATCGACGGGCATGACCTGCGGGACGTGACGCTCGATTCCCTTTCGGCGCAAATCGGCATGGTGACCCAGGAAACATACCTTTTTCACGATACCATCCAGGTGAACCTGCTTTATGCGAGGCCCGACGCCACCCAAATCCAGATAGAAGAGGCGGCGCGGGCGGCCAATATCCATGATTTCATCATGGGTTTGCCGGCGCGCTACGATACGGTGGTCGGAGAACGCGGCTATCGATTGTCCGGCGGTGAAAAGCAGCGTTTAGCCCTGGCCAGGGTGATCCTGAAAAATCCCCGCATCCTGGTGCTGGATGAAGCGACCAGTTCCCTCGATTCGGAATCGGAAGCCCTGATCCAGGACGCGCTGAAACGGGTAATGGCCGGAAGGACCAGCATCGTTATCGCTCACCGGCTGTCGACGATACTGGCCGCGGATCTGATCCTGGTAGTTGACCGCGGCCGCATTGTCGAGCAGGGGACACACGACCAGTTGATGGCCAGATGCGGATTATACGCGCGGCTGTATGAAACTCAATTCAGGCACAGGCACGCCGGCCCGGCAGGGGTTGAGTAACCGGATTTGCCCGGCGCCCGCGCATTTCAACGGCGCCGAATCACTCAGCCGGGTGACAATTAACCGCTGATTACTTTTGCGGACCGCGGAAATGAACGTTCCAGGTCACGCACAGGTGGTTGATGAACTCTCTGGTCACCGGATCAGGGGCGTTATTCAATCCAGCCAGAAAGCCGTGAAGCAGTTCGCCGCCGGACATGGACGGGCTGGGTTCCACCGGCCCCGGCAGATTGATCCAGACGATTTCACTCATCACCTTTTGATAGTCGATTGCTGTCCCCATTAGTTCCCCCGTTCAAAACGTTCCAGAAAAAGTTGCCGCTGATGTTCCTGAGATACTCCTATTGTAAGCGATTTCAATGACGCGAGGCAATTAATCAGGCAGAATCGGGAATGGCGGGACTGATACCGGGGGCTACGGCGGTGATTCGTCCCGATCCGGACGGCTGCTCCATGCCCGGGCGACAAAGGCCTGGTAATAAACCAGCCCGGCGGCAGCCAGTATTCCACCGAATAACAGGGCGGCGGTCCCCGTATTCCATGCCAGCCACAGGCAGGCAGCGATCCCGGCCGCCGGCGTAATCCTCTCCCAGGCCCGCGGTTTCGAATTAGCTGCCTTGCCAATGGTTTTCGACAGCCGGATGGCCGCGGCGTTGA
This window contains:
- a CDS encoding ABC transporter ATP-binding protein, whose product is MSMVHGFPWAGHDSPDIKPRISRGLVRRVLGYARPYRGLIAGMLLITMAISGLSLLTPLILKDLIDNTLPEGNMDRLWLLVGGLVLVPILSSGLTVWQRRLNATVGEGVVYDLRVALFAHLQRMALNFFTNTRVGELMSRLNNDVVGAQTAISNTFVSIVASFIQTVAVLSVMFVLEWRLTLLSIVILPLLLTAGRSLGRRLQRVAREQMSLNARMNAVMHELLNISGALLVKLFGRAANEDERFKEKAGAVRDAGVRRAVTGMVFFVSIGLISSIGVALVYGVGGYLVIEGALTIGTIVALAALLASLYNALQNLTNAPVDFATSMVSFERVFEVIDLPHEIADRPQAAALENVRGVLEFQDVSFKYNVNENSLLKDVRRVGDMNDVGAVLSGAVKPGGEPAADGREKISQARELVLDRVSFRAEPGQLVALVGPSGAGKTSLTYLIPRLYDPIGGRILIDGHDLRDVTLDSLSAQIGMVTQETYLFHDTIQVNLLYARPDATQIQIEEAARAANIHDFIMGLPARYDTVVGERGYRLSGGEKQRLALARVILKNPRILVLDEATSSLDSESEALIQDALKRVMAGRTSIVIAHRLSTILAADLILVVDRGRIVEQGTHDQLMARCGLYARLYETQFRHRHAGPAGVE